In Fusarium oxysporum Fo47 chromosome IX, complete sequence, the following proteins share a genomic window:
- a CDS encoding triose-phosphate transporter family-domain-containing protein, giving the protein MEKFPDFIDTPLGESPSESPLNPPGWANGAPPRPSDRWRPASKSDNGWSTAPRGHNRQKSLTDAIRTIRGRNGSVSQNAHEIADALRAPVSPKLIILCLLWYTSSALTNTSSKSILIAFDKPATLTLVQFAFVSSLCIFMAWLATIFPVLRTKITALKHPIRKPTRDVIRTTLPLAAFQIGGHLLSSTATSKIPVSLVHTIKGLSPLFTVLAYRIVYDIRYPKTTYLSLIPLTFGVMLACSGKTTYGGELIGVIHALLATVIFVTQNIFSKKLFNEAAKAEAESPHSLPKKLDKLNLLCYSSGMAFLLTLPIWLWSEGFTLLMNFYHEGSIDLNEQPNSMDHGRLTLEFVFNGVFHFGQNILAFILLSMVSPVTYSVASLIKRVFVIVLALVWFRSPTTPLQGVGIALTFLGLYLYDRTKSGNKADQKAQSMQIKRSSILPITNNGLRPTPIMESPQSTELNARSYPYHEGYFGRPSAAEDPKKSDDGVPRSRTPGTGNGGWLPPGTKQEDTWQPGDRVAGVA; this is encoded by the exons ATGGAAAAGTTCCCCGACTTCATCGATACGCCCCTGGGCGAGTCACCGTCAGAGAGCCCTTTGAATCCTCCCGGGTGGGCAAATGGCGCACCTCCTCGTCCCTCAGATCGATGGCGACCCGCCTCGAAATCAGATAATGGCTGGTCAACGGCTCCTCGAGGGCACAATCGACAAAAGAGCCTCACGGATGCTATTCGTACAATAAGAGGTCGCAATGGCAGTGTTAGCCAGAACGCCCACGAGATCGCCGATGCCCTACGTGCCCCCGTCTCTCCGAAGCTTATT ATTCTGTGCCTGTTGTGGTACACTTCGTCTGCCCTTACAAACACCTCCTCCAAGTCCATCTTGATAGCCTTTGACAAGCCCGCTACTTTGACGCTGGTCCAATTCGCTTTCGTCTCCTCGTTATGTATCTTCATGGCATGGCTTGCGACCATCTTCCCAGTCTTGCGAACCAAAATTACAGCTCTCAAGCACCCGATTCGAAAGCCAACTCGCGACGTTATCAGAACGACTCTGCCTTTAGCCGCATTCCAGATCGGTGGCCACCTTCTTAGTTCGACAGCTACCTCAAAGATCCCTGTGTCACTTGTCCATACCATCAAGGGTCTTTCACCCCTCTTTACCGTTCTCGCTTATAGAATCGTGTACGACATTCGGTACCCCAAGACGACGTACCTGTCTCTGATCCCTCTCACATTCGGCGTCATGTTGGCCTGCTCGGGCAAAACGACCTATGGTGGAGAGCTTATTGGTGTTATCCATGCTCTTTTGGCTACCGTCATCTTCGTTACCCAAAACATCTTCTCtaagaagctcttcaacgAGGCTGCTAAAGCTGAGGCTGAGTCGCCCCATTCACTACCTAAGAAGTTGGATAAGCTCAACTTACTTTGCTACTCTTCTGGCATGGCTTTTCTTCTCACATTGCCCATCTGGCTTTGGTCTGAAGGATTCACTCTTCTCATGAACTTCTACCACGAGGGCTCGATAGACTTGAATGAGCAACCCAACTCGATGGACCATGGAAGACTCACGCTTGAGTTTGTCTTTAACGGTGTCTTCCATTTTGGCCAGAACATTCTCGCCTTCATCCTACTCTCCATGGTCTCCCCTGTTACCTATTCAGTAGCAAGTCTCATCAAGCGTGTGTTCGTCATTGTCTTGGCTCTGGTATGGTTCAGGAGTCCCACAACACCCCTACAAGGTGTGGGCATTGCTCTCACCTTTCTGGGTCTCTACTTGTATGACCGAACAAAGTCTGGCAACAAGGCCGATCAAAAGGCTCAGTCGATGCAGATTAAGCGATCATCGATTCTCCCCATCACAAATAATGGACTGCGCCCAACACCTATCATGGAATCCCCTCAAAGTACTGAGCTCAACGCCCGTTCTTATCCCTACCATGAAGGCTACTTTGGTCGGCCGTCTGCGGCAGAAGATCCAAAAAAGTCAGACGATGGTGTTCCTCGCAGCCGTACTCCTGGCACTGGTAACGGAGGCTGGCTCCCTCCAGGAACTAAACAGGAAGACACATGGCAGCCAGGCGATCGGGTTGCTGGCGTTGCATGA